A section of the Rhipicephalus sanguineus isolate Rsan-2018 chromosome 11, BIME_Rsan_1.4, whole genome shotgun sequence genome encodes:
- the LOC119374918 gene encoding uncharacterized protein LOC119374918, with protein MASRCNFGTSVNAMVRDQLFSGITAQQVRRRLLQLGPTLTVHQAIQIAKEEERTELEMQEFANAQVDRVGFQAGTQDGRQSTSHSFPPKQKNHGRRPPRQNSGGSQHGRSQHDTRPHSSSDSSGQQNEPHRSESNFCYRCGSSQHYANFANCPARNRTCSACGKRGHFRAVCRSSNVRTSQQNVAQVQDTAVTNTVTILNVDERSSRPSPLKISIQVGQVNIPFLVDTGATVSLLNLQDFKQYFPGTRLLDSYIVLQDYSKKCIPHVGYFSTNVRYNDTTATVTFYVTKEGSSLLGLDAIRSLHIHIDGATLSCSQVSNTATPRIPANAPSEFHHLFTQELGLVKGYMHEASSNVFQHQIGSLHWSW; from the exons ATGGCCAGCAGATGCAATTTCGGGACTTCCGTCAATGCCATGGTCCGCGATCAGCTCTTCAGCGGAATTACCGCACAACAAGTCCGCAGACGACTTCTGCAGCTGGGACCTACCCTTACTGTACATCAAGCAATACAAATTGCCAAAGAAGAGGAGCGTACCGAACTCGAAATGCAGGAGTTCGCGAACGCGCAAGTTGACAGGGTCGGATTTCAAGCGGGTACGCAAGATGGCCGCCAAAGCACTTCACATTCCTTTCCACCAAAACAAAAGAATCATGGCCGCCGGCCTCCCCGACAGAACTCGGGAGGGAGCCAACATGGCCGCTCGCAACATGACACCCGTCCTCATTCTTCATCGGACTCTTCGGGACAGCAGAATGAACCGCACCGATCTGAATCGAATTTCTGCTATAGATGCGGATCGTCTCAACATTACGCAAATTTTGCAAACTGTCCTGCCCGCAACCGCACTTGTTCTGCCTGCGGAAAGCGAGGCCACTTCAGAGCTGTCTGCCGCTCATCAAATGTCCGAACTTCGCAACAAAACGTAGCTCAAGTGCAAGATACTGCAGTAACAAATACAGTTACTATTCTCAACGTTGATGAACGCTCCAGCCGTCCTTCGCCACTGAAGATTTCTATTCAAGTTGGCCAAGTCAACATTCCTTttctcgttgacaccggtgcgaccgtctcattgctgaacttacaagatttcaagcagtactttccggGGACCAGACTCCTTGACTCCTACATTGTCCTTCAGGACTATTCGAAGAAATGCATTCCCCATGTCGGATACTTCTCTACAAACGTCCGGTACAACGATACCACTGCTACTGTcacattttacgtgacaaaagaaGGTTCTTCACTTCTTGGTTTGGACGCCATTCGAAGCCTCCACATACACATCGACGGCGCTACATTGTCCTGCTCACAAGTTTCAAATACAGCTACTCCAAGAATTCCTGCTAATGCTCCGTCCGAATTTCATCACCTCTTCACCCAGGAACTTGGCCTGGTGAAAGGCTAcatgcacgaa gcgtcatcgaaCGTGTTTCAGCATCAGATTGGGTCTCTCCACTGGTCGTGGTGA